Proteins from a genomic interval of Caldicellulosiruptor diazotrophicus:
- the remA gene encoding extracellular matrix/biofilm regulator RemA: MKLINIGFGNIVSANRLIAIVSPDSAPIKRIVQEARERGMLIDATYGRRTRAVIITDADYVILSSVQPETVAHRIIEPEEEFEEEEDIEIEDEDDKK, from the coding sequence ATAAAACTGATAAACATTGGGTTTGGTAACATAGTTTCAGCGAACAGGCTGATAGCAATAGTTAGTCCTGATTCAGCCCCTATAAAAAGAATAGTTCAAGAAGCAAGAGAAAGAGGTATGCTCATTGATGCCACATATGGTAGAAGAACAAGAGCGGTTATAATCACTGACGCTGACTATGTGATACTTTCTTCTGTTCAGCCAGAGACTGTAGCACACAGAATTATAGAACCTGAAGAAGAGTTTGAAGAGGAAGAGGACATTGAAATTGAGGATGAGGATGACAAAAAATGA
- a CDS encoding damage-control phosphatase ARMT1 family protein — MKSLVDCIHCYLKQAVSCMEMIKVPDEKKIEVLYNLMDFIKTLQPSDSPAYNSSLVLLKTYEFINNPDPYYEAKKSSNKLALELYPRVKEKVQRADDTLYEALKVSVAGNVIDLGIQRDFDIDKELEHAFDFGFWIDDYPLLKEKIEKAKNIVIVGDNAGEIVFDKILVEILNKMGKNVYYIVKSKPVLNDATLEDAEEVGMNRIANVIESGAALLGVPKDFVSEQVKNLISTADVIISKGQANFETVDDFEDVQSNVFYLLKIKCEYLAKKLKFKQGSLVLINGEKLKETKEKYLLK; from the coding sequence TTGAAGAGCCTTGTTGATTGCATTCACTGCTACCTAAAACAGGCAGTTTCATGTATGGAGATGATAAAAGTTCCCGATGAAAAAAAGATAGAAGTGCTCTATAATCTTATGGATTTCATAAAAACTTTGCAGCCTTCTGACTCACCAGCGTATAACTCTTCACTTGTATTGCTAAAGACATATGAGTTTATAAATAATCCAGACCCATATTATGAAGCGAAAAAATCCTCAAACAAACTGGCACTTGAACTGTATCCAAGAGTGAAAGAAAAGGTACAAAGAGCTGATGATACTCTTTATGAAGCGTTGAAAGTTTCTGTTGCAGGCAATGTTATTGACTTGGGAATTCAGAGAGATTTTGATATTGATAAAGAACTAGAACACGCGTTTGATTTTGGATTTTGGATTGATGACTATCCTCTATTAAAGGAAAAGATTGAGAAGGCAAAAAATATTGTAATTGTCGGTGACAATGCAGGTGAAATTGTGTTTGATAAGATATTGGTAGAAATTTTAAATAAAATGGGGAAAAATGTTTATTACATTGTAAAATCTAAGCCTGTACTTAACGATGCTACGTTAGAAGATGCAGAGGAAGTTGGCATGAACAGGATTGCAAATGTGATTGAGAGCGGAGCAGCGCTTTTAGGAGTCCCCAAAGATTTTGTCTCTGAGCAAGTCAAAAATCTTATATCTACTGCTGATGTGATTATTTCAAAAGGGCAGGCAAACTTTGAGACTGTGGATGACTTTGAAGATGTTCAATCAAATGTTTTTTATCTTTTGAAAATAAAATGTGAATACTTAGCCAAAAAACTAAAATTCAAGCAGGGCAGCTTGGTGCTCATAAATGGTGAGAAATTGAAAGAGACAAAAGAGAAATATCTTTTAAAATAA
- a CDS encoding histone deacetylase family protein, which translates to MLKAKNSLGLILFPAFDWRISPTHPEREERLLYTIDQIEEEGLFDYENIKIYNPEMIESKYIEMTHFCIPAISSIVTVSHKIAAGSAITIAKKVLSKEVEKGFALIRPPGHHAHRITYGDKGFCIINNEAIMVEYLRKEYKIKKIAIIDTDCHHGDGTQDIFWNDKDVLFISLHQDGTTLYPGTGFTDEIGGPSAIGYTLNLPLPPYTSDEGFLYCLDNLIIPVLEEFKPDIIINSAGQDNHYSDPLTNMNFSAQGYAKLTEKLSPNISVLEGGYSIESALPYVNLGIIFALAGIDYSNIKEPDYNPEKLKQSQRITDYIKRLCEHVYSIWKSKEESEYKIKMANQDYYVRKKSIYYDTMGFRENQLEKIKICKKCSGLILIDSLCLGYRVLAIVIPHDACNDCENEGHKLFENTEVGDYSHILLQDKKSFELFRKTS; encoded by the coding sequence ATGTTAAAAGCAAAAAATAGTTTAGGACTCATACTCTTTCCTGCCTTTGACTGGAGAATTTCTCCAACGCATCCTGAAAGAGAAGAAAGACTTTTGTATACAATTGACCAGATAGAAGAAGAGGGGCTTTTTGACTATGAAAATATAAAAATTTACAATCCAGAAATGATTGAGTCAAAATATATAGAAATGACCCATTTTTGCATCCCCGCTATTTCTTCAATTGTTACCGTATCTCACAAGATAGCTGCAGGCTCAGCAATAACTATTGCTAAAAAGGTTCTGTCAAAAGAAGTGGAAAAAGGATTTGCTCTCATCCGACCACCCGGCCATCATGCACACAGAATAACATATGGTGACAAAGGATTTTGTATCATAAATAATGAGGCGATAATGGTGGAATATTTAAGAAAAGAATATAAAATTAAAAAGATAGCAATAATTGACACTGACTGTCATCACGGTGATGGAACGCAGGATATCTTTTGGAACGACAAAGATGTCTTGTTTATCTCTTTGCACCAAGATGGCACAACCCTATATCCCGGAACTGGTTTTACTGACGAAATTGGCGGACCGTCAGCAATTGGTTATACTTTAAATCTCCCCTTGCCACCATATACATCTGATGAAGGATTTTTGTACTGCTTAGACAATCTTATTATCCCTGTTTTAGAAGAATTCAAGCCTGACATCATAATAAACTCAGCAGGGCAGGATAACCATTATTCTGACCCACTGACAAACATGAACTTTTCAGCACAAGGATATGCAAAACTCACAGAAAAGTTAAGCCCAAATATTTCTGTTTTAGAAGGCGGGTATTCTATTGAAAGTGCCCTCCCTTACGTCAATTTGGGTATAATATTTGCGCTTGCGGGTATTGACTATTCGAACATAAAAGAACCTGACTACAATCCTGAAAAACTTAAACAGTCTCAAAGAATAACTGATTACATCAAACGGCTTTGTGAACATGTATACAGTATATGGAAATCAAAAGAAGAATCAGAATACAAAATCAAAATGGCAAATCAAGATTATTATGTCAGAAAAAAATCCATTTATTATGACACAATGGGATTCAGAGAAAATCAGCTTGAAAAAATAAAAATCTGCAAAAAATGCTCAGGTCTAATATTAATAGACTCCCTTTGTTTGGGATATAGGGTTTTAGCCATAGTAATTCCACACGACGCATGTAATGACTGCGAAAATGAAGGTCACAAGCTCTTTGAAAATACTGAGGTTGGAGACTATTCTCATATACTTTTGCAGGATAAAAAGAGTTTTGAGCTTTTTAGAAAAACATCATAA
- the def gene encoding peptide deformylase: MALRKIRTYEDEILRKKSKVVEKFDQRLCQLLDDMKDTMYEANGIGLAAPQVGVLKRAVVIDIGEGAIELVNPEIEQVEGSAVDVEGCLSVPNVWGEVERPQKVVVKAQDRFGNEFRLEAEGLLARAVCHEIDHLDGILFVDKVIRFVSEEEIEQRRSRGDKMDLE, encoded by the coding sequence ATGGCACTGAGAAAAATAAGAACATATGAAGATGAGATATTGCGCAAAAAATCGAAGGTTGTTGAGAAATTTGACCAGCGACTTTGCCAGCTTCTTGACGATATGAAAGATACCATGTATGAAGCAAACGGCATTGGTCTTGCAGCGCCCCAGGTGGGGGTACTAAAAAGAGCGGTTGTGATTGATATAGGAGAAGGAGCAATTGAACTTGTCAATCCTGAAATAGAACAAGTAGAGGGAAGTGCTGTGGATGTAGAAGGATGTCTTTCTGTTCCAAATGTGTGGGGTGAGGTGGAAAGACCACAGAAAGTGGTAGTGAAAGCTCAGGATAGGTTCGGAAATGAGTTTAGACTTGAAGCAGAGGGGCTTTTAGCAAGGGCTGTGTGTCATGAGATAGATCATCTTGATGGGATTTTGTTTGTTGACAAAGTTATCCGATTTGTTTCTGAAGAGGAAATTGAACAAAGGCGGTCAAGAGGAGATAAAATGGATTTAGAATAA
- the coaBC gene encoding bifunctional phosphopantothenoylcysteine decarboxylase/phosphopantothenate--cysteine ligase CoaBC, which translates to MRLKNKNILIGVCGGIAAYKVCDLIRLLKKNEANVKVVMTKNAQKFITPLTLQTLSQNKVYTDTFESEYFYDIEHISLTTWADILVVAPATANIIGKFANGIADDLLTTTFLAFDKPVLIVPAMNSNMFENAIVKQNIHKLKSVGISFVEPESGFLACGVYGKGRYPENQKILIEIEKHLCSQDLAGKKVLITAGPTREYLDPIRFISNRSSGKMGYALAEEAYKRGAQVTVVSGPVSINTYADIEIIHVQTASQMYQKVKEIYEQYDILIFSAAVADYRPKTTNQNKIKKEKKDELTIELVKNPDILKFVGENKKPGQIIVGFSAETENVLENSQKKLEEKNADLIVANNVLEEGAGFDVDTNIVTLISKEKVENLPKMSKSEVAKRIFDHVVTYLCKM; encoded by the coding sequence ATGAGATTAAAAAATAAAAACATATTAATAGGAGTATGCGGTGGGATAGCAGCATACAAGGTATGCGATCTAATAAGACTTTTAAAGAAAAATGAAGCAAACGTTAAGGTAGTAATGACAAAAAATGCTCAAAAATTTATAACTCCTTTAACGTTACAAACTTTATCCCAAAACAAGGTTTATACTGATACTTTTGAAAGCGAATATTTTTACGATATAGAACATATTTCTCTTACAACGTGGGCAGATATTCTTGTGGTGGCTCCTGCAACTGCAAATATAATTGGAAAATTTGCAAATGGTATTGCTGATGATTTGCTGACCACGACGTTTTTGGCATTTGACAAACCTGTACTAATTGTACCTGCAATGAATTCTAATATGTTCGAAAATGCTATTGTGAAGCAAAATATTCACAAGCTAAAATCGGTGGGGATAAGCTTTGTGGAACCCGAATCAGGGTTTTTGGCTTGCGGTGTGTATGGCAAGGGAAGATATCCAGAAAATCAAAAAATATTGATTGAGATAGAAAAGCATCTTTGCAGTCAAGACTTGGCAGGAAAGAAAGTTCTCATTACTGCAGGACCTACAAGAGAATATTTAGACCCCATCAGGTTTATTTCAAACAGATCATCTGGCAAAATGGGTTATGCTTTGGCTGAAGAGGCGTACAAAAGAGGAGCTCAAGTTACAGTCGTCTCAGGTCCAGTGAGTATCAACACCTATGCTGACATAGAAATTATACACGTGCAAACAGCTTCTCAGATGTATCAGAAGGTAAAAGAGATTTACGAGCAGTACGATATACTGATCTTTTCTGCAGCTGTGGCAGATTATAGACCTAAAACAACGAACCAAAACAAGATTAAAAAGGAAAAAAAGGATGAACTTACTATTGAACTTGTCAAAAATCCAGATATCTTAAAGTTTGTGGGAGAGAATAAAAAACCAGGTCAAATAATTGTGGGGTTTTCAGCAGAGACAGAGAATGTATTAGAAAACTCTCAAAAAAAATTAGAAGAGAAAAATGCTGATTTGATTGTTGCAAACAATGTGCTTGAAGAGGGTGCAGGTTTTGATGTTGATACAAACATTGTAACACTCATATCAAAAGAAAAGGTAGAAAATCTTCCGAAAATGAGCAAAAGTGAAGTTGCTAAAAGGATTTTCGACCATGTAGTGACTTACCTCTGCAAAATGTAG
- the gmk gene encoding guanylate kinase, giving the protein MRDGLLIVISGPAGTGKGTVVGRLLEKNPNIKLSISKTTRKPRPGEKEGVNYFFVSREQFEEEIKNERFLEYAEYNNNYYGTPKDFVFEALERGYDVILEIETKGALQIKKVFSDAVLIFLLPPSIKELYKRLVKRGTESEDEIRARLEIAKSEIKLVPEYDYCVINDNVEDAAEKIQKIIEVEKLKSKRFDIQSFLKE; this is encoded by the coding sequence ATGAGAGATGGACTTTTGATTGTGATTTCAGGGCCTGCAGGGACTGGGAAGGGTACAGTTGTTGGAAGACTTCTTGAGAAAAATCCTAATATTAAGCTTTCAATTTCCAAGACAACAAGAAAGCCGAGGCCAGGGGAAAAAGAGGGCGTGAATTATTTTTTTGTATCGCGCGAGCAATTTGAAGAAGAGATTAAAAATGAGAGATTTTTAGAATATGCTGAGTATAACAATAACTATTATGGTACACCCAAAGACTTTGTCTTTGAAGCATTGGAAAGAGGATATGATGTAATTTTGGAAATTGAGACAAAAGGAGCTCTTCAGATTAAAAAAGTATTTTCGGATGCAGTACTGATATTTTTACTGCCACCATCCATAAAAGAGCTTTACAAAAGACTTGTAAAAAGAGGCACTGAGTCGGAAGATGAAATAAGAGCAAGACTTGAGATTGCGAAAAGTGAGATAAAACTTGTGCCAGAGTATGACTATTGTGTTATAAATGACAATGTGGAGGATGCTGCTGAAAAAATACAGAAGATTATCGAAGTTGAAAAACTAAAGAGTAAGAGGTTTGACATACAAAGTTTTTTGAAGGAGTGA
- a CDS encoding ABC transporter permease gives MADILIATIVELKKLKRSIFVWIVFMVYALVPIMGGVIMYLIENPNLIPESSILRIKTSTLSIPVDWVSYLGTFLTQGTGLVGIIAFGFVASFVFGREYSDNTYRDLLSLPISRSVILNSKYIVYLLLCVMLAISDLILSFVVGLILKLPRWDYDIILSIVKKYFVVVSMVISLGTPISFFALRARGYLAPLGFLIMVLLLANFAPYLGFGQYFPWTIPAIYSGMAGEELKRELNILSYVCLLITSLGGYILTICWWNQGDQR, from the coding sequence ATGGCAGATATTTTAATAGCAACTATTGTTGAATTAAAAAAACTTAAGAGATCGATATTTGTGTGGATAGTTTTTATGGTCTACGCTTTAGTACCCATAATGGGTGGTGTTATAATGTACTTAATAGAAAATCCCAATTTGATTCCAGAATCAAGTATTTTAAGAATAAAAACTTCAACGCTTTCCATACCCGTAGATTGGGTTTCGTATCTTGGTACCTTTCTTACTCAAGGAACCGGGTTGGTTGGAATAATTGCATTTGGGTTTGTTGCAAGTTTTGTTTTTGGTAGAGAATACTCAGATAATACTTATAGAGATTTGCTCTCTTTACCTATTTCCCGCTCTGTTATCTTAAACTCTAAATATATTGTCTATCTTTTGTTGTGTGTTATGTTGGCAATTTCAGATTTAATTTTAAGCTTTGTTGTTGGCTTAATTTTAAAATTACCCAGATGGGATTATGATATCATATTATCAATTGTTAAGAAATATTTTGTGGTAGTAAGCATGGTGATAAGTCTCGGAACACCAATTTCGTTTTTTGCTTTACGAGCACGAGGATATTTGGCACCACTTGGTTTTCTAATAATGGTATTATTATTGGCAAATTTTGCACCCTACCTTGGATTTGGTCAATATTTCCCGTGGACCATACCAGCAATTTATTCTGGAATGGCAGGTGAAGAACTTAAGAGAGAATTGAATATTTTAAGCTATGTGTGTCTTTTAATCACTTCGTTAGGTGGATATATATTGACAATATGTTGGTGGAACCAGGGGGACCAAAGATGA
- the priA gene encoding replication restart helicase PriA, with translation MIAQVCINYQDANVDKIFDYLVPAHLENSIEIGKRVYVGFGVSNRIVEGLVVGIKQTTDIEENKLKCILAVIDKFSIVSKEQIELAFSMKNYYALNLGEALSLVIPPFVSNKQIYNVCAKNNGGYKNLDDDLRKLYESILKKPVSVNSKLVKENKEKIVKLFLEGFLEYDLRNFNIKENTGKNLLLVEPELNLTDEQHKAVNSIISAFDEGGYRNILLFGVTGSGKTEVYIRSIQHAIRKGKSVIFMVPEISLTPQMIENVQSRIGNKVLVYHSKMKSIDRLNSWLAARNKEAVVVIGPRSAVFAPVKNLGLIIIDEEHEPSYKSEKAPRINAVEVAQMRAKINNIPIVLGSATPSIEHYYYAKKGKYSLCILKNRINKTLPEVLIVDMKKEVGEGNRSIFSRLLLTEIENNLKKGEQILLFLNRRGYSPIVICRECGYVYMCKNCSISLTYHKEGYLKCHYCGYKEEYRGVCTKCNSRYVRQYGSGTQKIEEEIKAYFKDARVLRMDSDTTSKKDATEQFVKKFREKEADILVGTQMIAKGLHFPDLTLVGVIDADILLNMPDFRSRERTFQLLTQVAGRSGREKPGKVIIQTFNPEDYSIVFASKHDYESFYAQEMRLRKMMEYPPYSYVVNFVTVASEQNMAKRGIEHVYILLREHENECDMKIYGPSENPIFKIENQYRYHILVKFKRAGQMISIANLIKERYNYSNASLIIDVNPLDTL, from the coding sequence ATGATAGCTCAGGTTTGTATCAACTACCAGGACGCCAATGTTGATAAGATATTTGATTATTTAGTCCCAGCACACCTTGAAAATAGCATTGAGATAGGGAAAAGAGTGTATGTAGGCTTTGGAGTTTCAAATAGAATTGTAGAAGGGCTTGTTGTTGGGATAAAGCAAACTACTGATATAGAGGAAAATAAGTTAAAGTGTATTCTTGCTGTAATTGATAAGTTTTCAATTGTTTCAAAGGAACAGATAGAACTTGCTTTTTCAATGAAAAATTACTATGCGTTGAATTTGGGTGAGGCTTTGTCACTTGTTATACCTCCTTTTGTGAGCAACAAACAGATATATAATGTCTGTGCAAAGAATAATGGAGGATATAAAAACTTAGATGATGATTTGAGAAAATTATATGAAAGCATTTTAAAAAAACCAGTCAGCGTAAATTCAAAGCTTGTAAAAGAAAATAAAGAAAAAATAGTAAAACTATTTTTGGAAGGTTTTTTGGAATATGATTTAAGAAATTTTAATATAAAAGAAAATACTGGCAAAAATCTACTACTGGTAGAGCCAGAACTTAATTTAACCGACGAACAGCACAAAGCTGTAAACAGTATAATCTCTGCATTTGATGAAGGAGGATACAGAAATATTCTTTTGTTTGGAGTTACAGGAAGTGGAAAAACAGAGGTTTATATAAGATCAATACAACATGCAATTAGAAAAGGTAAGAGCGTAATTTTCATGGTACCAGAAATTTCACTAACACCACAGATGATAGAAAATGTTCAGAGTAGAATAGGAAACAAGGTTTTAGTATATCACAGCAAAATGAAAAGTATAGACAGGCTAAACAGCTGGCTTGCTGCCAGAAATAAAGAGGCGGTTGTGGTAATTGGTCCGCGTTCAGCAGTTTTTGCACCTGTCAAGAACCTTGGTCTTATAATTATCGATGAAGAGCATGAACCAAGCTATAAATCTGAAAAGGCACCACGGATAAATGCTGTTGAGGTTGCCCAGATGAGGGCTAAAATAAATAATATACCCATTGTACTTGGCTCTGCAACTCCATCAATTGAACATTATTATTATGCAAAGAAAGGAAAATATTCATTATGTATACTAAAAAATAGAATAAACAAAACTCTGCCAGAAGTTTTGATTGTTGATATGAAAAAAGAAGTGGGGGAAGGTAATAGGTCCATTTTTAGCAGACTTTTACTTACAGAAATAGAAAATAATCTAAAAAAAGGAGAACAAATTCTTCTTTTCTTAAACAGGAGAGGTTATTCTCCAATTGTCATATGCCGTGAGTGCGGTTATGTTTATATGTGTAAAAACTGTAGTATTTCACTTACATACCACAAAGAAGGGTATTTGAAATGTCACTATTGCGGGTACAAAGAGGAATATAGAGGTGTCTGTACAAAATGTAACAGCAGGTATGTCAGACAATATGGTAGTGGCACCCAGAAAATAGAGGAAGAGATAAAAGCGTACTTTAAAGATGCAAGGGTTTTGCGTATGGACAGTGATACAACTTCAAAAAAAGATGCGACAGAACAGTTTGTGAAAAAGTTCAGGGAAAAAGAAGCAGATATTCTTGTTGGTACGCAGATGATTGCAAAAGGTTTGCATTTCCCTGACTTGACCTTGGTTGGTGTGATAGATGCAGATATTCTTTTGAACATGCCAGATTTTAGAAGTAGAGAAAGAACATTTCAGCTTCTTACACAGGTTGCGGGTAGGTCTGGCAGGGAAAAGCCAGGAAAAGTTATAATTCAGACTTTTAACCCTGAGGATTACAGCATTGTGTTTGCTTCAAAGCACGATTATGAAAGCTTTTATGCCCAGGAAATGAGACTGAGAAAAATGATGGAATATCCACCGTACTCTTATGTAGTCAATTTTGTTACAGTAGCAAGTGAACAGAATATGGCAAAAAGGGGGATAGAGCATGTATATATTTTGCTCAGGGAGCATGAAAATGAATGTGACATGAAAATTTATGGTCCAAGTGAAAATCCTATCTTTAAAATAGAAAACCAGTACAGATATCACATATTGGTAAAGTTCAAAAGAGCTGGGCAGATGATTAGTATAGCAAATCTAATAAAAGAAAGATATAATTATAGTAACGCATCGCTTATCATCGACGTAAATCCTTTGGATACACTTTAA
- a CDS encoding YicC/YloC family endoribonuclease: MIKSMTGYGGCKRIINEREYSVDIKSVNHRYLEINLKMPKEFIKFENEIKNMVSQYICRGKVDIYINFKSFSEKDYRIIPNIGIMRQYLEAINRVRENFSEIQDDFSLSTFIKLPDALVIETEELDIGTVKSELLDCIEEALRNLDKMKKTEGENLKKDILMRLETIKALVNRIEEYSKDLVENYREKLYKRVSEYFDLKSIDENRLMLEITLFADKSDITEELVRLKSHISQFTECLEVGGCIGKKLDFIVQEMNRETNTIGAKSTIFEISQCVVSLKDELEKIREQVQNIE; this comes from the coding sequence ATGATTAAAAGTATGACAGGCTACGGTGGATGTAAAAGAATAATAAATGAGAGAGAGTACAGCGTGGACATAAAAAGTGTAAACCATAGATATTTGGAAATAAACTTGAAGATGCCTAAAGAATTTATCAAGTTTGAAAATGAGATAAAAAATATGGTTTCACAATATATTTGCCGCGGAAAGGTTGATATATATATTAATTTTAAAAGCTTCAGCGAAAAAGACTACAGAATTATTCCTAACATAGGGATAATGAGGCAGTACTTAGAAGCAATAAATAGGGTTAGAGAAAACTTTTCAGAAATTCAGGACGATTTTAGCCTTTCGACTTTTATAAAACTTCCAGATGCCCTTGTGATTGAGACTGAAGAACTTGACATTGGTACTGTAAAATCTGAGCTTTTGGATTGTATTGAAGAGGCACTTCGAAATTTAGATAAAATGAAAAAAACAGAAGGTGAAAATCTTAAAAAGGATATTCTGATGAGATTAGAAACCATCAAAGCTTTGGTGAATAGAATAGAAGAGTATTCAAAGGATTTGGTTGAAAATTACAGAGAAAAACTTTACAAACGGGTAAGTGAATATTTCGATTTGAAGAGCATTGATGAAAACAGACTTATGCTGGAGATAACTCTGTTTGCTGACAAGAGTGATATAACAGAAGAGCTTGTTAGGCTTAAAAGTCATATAAGTCAGTTTACTGAGTGTTTGGAAGTTGGAGGATGTATTGGCAAAAAACTTGACTTTATAGTTCAAGAGATGAACAGAGAGACAAATACAATTGGCGCTAAGTCTACTATTTTTGAGATTTCTCAATGTGTTGTAAGTCTTAAAGATGAGCTTGAAAAAATCCGGGAACAAGTTCAAAATATTGAATAG
- the rpoZ gene encoding DNA-directed RNA polymerase subunit omega — protein MLLRPGLDELLKYVDNKYTLSVLVAKRARQLLQQAQKKVDITNFNFDKYVSMAVNEVASGKISYKYVKPVKKNEIKK, from the coding sequence ATGCTTTTGCGACCAGGGCTTGACGAGCTTTTAAAGTATGTGGACAATAAATATACGCTTTCTGTGCTTGTTGCAAAAAGAGCAAGACAACTTCTTCAGCAGGCCCAAAAAAAGGTTGACATTACCAATTTTAACTTTGACAAGTATGTTTCAATGGCAGTAAATGAGGTTGCTTCTGGGAAGATTTCTTACAAGTACGTAAAGCCGGTGAAAAAGAATGAGATTAAAAAATAA
- a CDS encoding hydantoinase/oxoprolinase family protein, with protein MIIGLDVGGTTIDTVAIENGKVVAFKKFERGRSLINSVLESLNQFVSKEMISNLERITLSTTVTTNAIVQNNLDKVGMIIENGIGANPEFLMCGDMNFFADGYINNRGIEAKPVNIESVKNALQSFKREGIEILGIVGKFSVRNPKHELAIYEAAKEYNFKFISVGYKLSGKLNFPRRVFSTYLNCAVYSTFNMFYKSILTFSQERKIPLEKIFIQKPDGGIVNLQDIENFPIFSILSGPAASAQGGFVLSNFAKNAIVIDIGGTTTDIAFLSDGNLVLEPYGAKIGKYPTLVRAIYSRSVGLGAESIVKIVDDTIKIGPETKRWHEQDKNEFATLHDVLQFSSSHPGSPVNARLKSLSSQLNMSQEDFCKLVISRAVAMIEEKMKEGIEYINNLPIYTINKLLYGEKFAPQKIILIGGPAQLLKPHLENELKIKVEVPKHYMVANAIGCAIGSISKEYNLVADTIQGKMVIPELNIYQSIPADFTIDQAKKVLIEKVLEYSEAKNKEDVEIVDEHSFNMIRSFKFCGRMIRIKAQLKPKFLNLRD; from the coding sequence ATGATAATAGGCCTCGATGTTGGTGGTACAACCATCGACACAGTGGCAATAGAAAATGGAAAAGTTGTTGCATTTAAAAAATTCGAACGTGGTAGAAGTTTAATAAATTCTGTATTAGAAAGTTTAAACCAGTTTGTATCTAAAGAGATGATTTCGAACCTTGAAAGAATAACACTCAGTACAACCGTCACCACTAACGCAATAGTTCAAAATAATTTGGATAAGGTTGGAATGATAATAGAAAACGGTATTGGAGCAAATCCTGAATTTTTGATGTGTGGCGATATGAATTTCTTTGCAGATGGATATATAAATAACAGAGGTATAGAGGCAAAACCAGTAAATATCGAAAGCGTAAAGAACGCTTTGCAAAGTTTTAAACGAGAAGGTATAGAAATCTTGGGCATTGTTGGCAAGTTCTCTGTTCGAAATCCAAAGCATGAACTTGCTATATATGAGGCAGCTAAAGAATACAACTTTAAATTTATATCAGTTGGTTACAAACTTTCTGGCAAACTCAACTTTCCCCGAAGAGTCTTTTCCACATACCTAAACTGTGCAGTCTACAGTACATTTAACATGTTCTATAAAAGTATTTTAACATTTTCACAAGAAAGAAAAATTCCTCTTGAAAAGATATTTATTCAAAAGCCAGATGGTGGAATTGTAAATTTGCAAGATATCGAAAACTTTCCGATATTCTCTATTCTCTCAGGCCCAGCTGCATCTGCTCAAGGCGGATTTGTCTTATCCAATTTTGCAAAAAATGCAATCGTAATTGACATTGGTGGAACAACAACTGACATTGCGTTCTTGTCAGATGGCAATCTTGTTCTTGAACCATATGGAGCAAAAATCGGAAAGTATCCTACATTGGTAAGAGCAATATATTCACGATCTGTGGGGCTGGGAGCAGAAAGTATTGTTAAAATAGTAGATGATACAATTAAGATAGGACCAGAAACAAAAAGGTGGCATGAACAGGACAAAAATGAGTTTGCTACTTTGCATGATGTTCTTCAATTTTCAAGTTCACACCCTGGAAGTCCTGTAAATGCTCGTTTAAAGTCTTTATCTTCTCAGCTGAATATGAGCCAAGAAGATTTTTGTAAATTGGTGATAAGCAGGGCAGTAGCAATGATAGAAGAAAAAATGAAAGAGGGAATTGAGTACATCAATAATCTTCCAATTTATACCATAAATAAGCTATTGTACGGAGAGAAATTCGCACCTCAGAAGATAATTCTAATTGGTGGACCGGCTCAGCTTTTAAAACCTCATTTAGAGAACGAGCTTAAAATAAAAGTTGAAGTTCCAAAACATTACATGGTTGCAAACGCAATTGGTTGTGCGATTGGCTCAATCTCAAAAGAGTACAACTTAGTTGCAGACACTATCCAGGGCAAGATGGTAATCCCAGAGCTTAATATATATCAAAGTATTCCTGCAGATTTTACTATTGACCAGGCAAAGAAGGTTTTAATTGAAAAGGTTTTAGAGTACAGTGAAGCTAAAAATAAAGAGGATGTAGAGATTGTGGATGAACACTCTTTTAACATGATAAGAAGTTTTAAATTCTGCGGGAGAATGATTAGAATTAAAGCTCAGCTAAAACCTAAATTTTTAAATTTGAGAGATTGA